One Gemmatimonadota bacterium DNA window includes the following coding sequences:
- a CDS encoding bifunctional metallophosphatase/5'-nucleotidase, with translation MGRSRGGWAGLLRTGLAMLATGCATAPPAAVAPRDGRVDIVFLHLNDVYEITPVEGGRAGGLGRVATLRERWAAQEPVLVTTFGGDLLSPSAMGTARVDGERLAGAQMVAVMNAVGLDLAVLGNHEFDVPETSFRARLAESRFQWLAANVTDSLGRPFPGVRPWVVRTVGDAQGDTVRIAFVGAVLPDGAPDWVRVGPARSTLEAAAALLADSADAVVALTHQTVAEDRALLAAVPGIALVLGGHDHHAMHVQVDGRSVVKADANAVTVARVPFAVGRSGSRTGPVEHVPVTDAIPEQPTTAGVVGDWVERAFAGFRVAGFEPERRVASVAEDLDGLEASVRTGPTALTVLIGEAMRAQDPDADVALYNAGSIRFDDVLRAGPVTEYDVIRVLPYGGTTFSVRMRGDVLRRTLEQGERNRATPAFLQGVGVARAGEGWTVGGAALAEDRWYRVVLPDFLLTGRERGLAFLRSGSEGLEVLEEHADIRRAVIAELERRPER, from the coding sequence ATGGGTCGGAGCCGAGGGGGGTGGGCCGGCCTGCTGCGAACGGGGCTGGCCATGCTGGCGACCGGATGCGCCACGGCGCCGCCCGCTGCCGTGGCGCCTCGCGACGGGCGGGTGGACATCGTCTTCCTGCACCTGAACGACGTCTACGAGATCACACCGGTCGAAGGAGGACGCGCGGGAGGCCTGGGCCGGGTCGCCACGTTGCGCGAGAGATGGGCGGCCCAGGAGCCGGTGCTGGTCACCACCTTCGGCGGCGACCTGCTGAGCCCCTCCGCGATGGGGACGGCGCGGGTGGACGGGGAGCGGCTGGCCGGGGCCCAGATGGTGGCCGTGATGAACGCGGTGGGGCTCGACCTCGCGGTCCTCGGCAACCACGAGTTCGACGTGCCGGAGACGTCCTTCCGGGCCCGGCTCGCCGAGTCCCGCTTCCAGTGGCTCGCCGCCAACGTGACCGACTCGCTGGGGCGGCCGTTTCCCGGCGTCCGGCCCTGGGTGGTCCGCACGGTCGGGGACGCGCAGGGCGACACCGTGCGGATCGCGTTCGTGGGCGCGGTCCTCCCGGACGGGGCGCCGGATTGGGTGCGGGTGGGCCCGGCCCGGTCCACCCTGGAGGCCGCCGCGGCGCTGCTGGCCGACTCCGCCGACGCGGTCGTGGCGCTCACCCACCAGACCGTGGCCGAGGATCGGGCGCTCCTCGCCGCCGTGCCCGGCATCGCGCTGGTGCTGGGAGGGCACGACCACCATGCCATGCACGTCCAGGTGGACGGTCGGTCCGTGGTGAAGGCGGACGCCAACGCGGTCACCGTGGCGAGGGTGCCCTTCGCGGTGGGCCGGAGCGGGAGCCGGACCGGGCCCGTGGAGCACGTGCCGGTGACGGACGCCATCCCGGAGCAGCCGACCACCGCCGGGGTGGTCGGCGATTGGGTGGAGCGCGCGTTCGCCGGCTTCCGCGTCGCCGGCTTCGAGCCCGAGCGCCGGGTGGCGAGCGTGGCGGAGGACCTCGACGGCCTGGAGGCGTCCGTCCGGACGGGACCGACCGCGCTCACGGTGCTGATCGGAGAGGCGATGCGCGCCCAGGATCCGGACGCGGACGTGGCCCTCTACAATGCCGGGTCCATCCGCTTCGACGACGTCCTGCGCGCCGGGCCGGTGACCGAATACGACGTGATCCGCGTGCTGCCCTACGGGGGAACCACGTTCAGCGTGCGGATGCGCGGGGACGTCCTGCGGCGGACGCTGGAGCAGGGGGAGCGCAACCGGGCCACGCCGGCCTTCCTGCAGGGGGTGGGCGTGGCGCGCGCCGGCGAGGGATGGACCGTCGGAGGCGCGGCGCTGGCGGAGGACCGGTGGTACCGGGTGGTGCTGCCGGACTTCCTCCTGACCGGGCGCGAGCGCGGTCTCGCGTTCCTGCGGTCGGGCTCGGAGGGTCTGGAGGTCCTCGAGGAGCACGCGGACATCCGCCGGGCCGTGATCGCGGAGCTGGAACGGCGCCCGGAGCGCTGA
- a CDS encoding TonB-dependent receptor produces the protein MLRSSPVLLAAALVFGPTVLTAQARPDSTRADTTVYRLGELRVVATRPVTTVGGASAYEIEMDSMSLAVAPTVEDVLRELPSVHVRTNSRGEAEISVRGSESRQVAVLLDGVPLTLSWDARTDVSVLPAGATQEISFIRGLSSMLYGPNVLGGVVQMNVARGSRFPTRSSLEFSAGVDEVGGYGTSVHGSKPFETDGGQWLFRAGGGLRDTPGATLPDGVSEPVSTNDALRLNTDVNELSGFAALRFQGDGGRWLSFSGSGFRAERGIAGELDAEQPRLWRYPHIDRTIMALSGGTGHRDTPWGTGDLEASVGLDMGRTEIDSYTTRAYDEIDGTEIGEARTTTLRLVGDHTLGARGDLNAAFTFADIHHDATTDGDLLEYQQQLLSLGAETVWRLLDTPDATIESLRLSVGGAYDRGTTPKTGGLPSLGTLDDWGARAGLSAVVNDGGTIVHVGASRRGRFPALREVYSESLNRFQPNPDLHPERLVALEGGVTSRLGDGDVQVVGFHHRLSDAIRRITLPGGLRMRVNADRLESTGAELLLNQSFGRLTVGGNVTVQSVQLIDTASVSTEPENLPEVAGSMFARFPLAAGVSAMTEVRYMGNQFCQHPDTGADVELDGGAWFNADVGRTWSLPAGAGGGLVSRLETRVSVDNLTDTALYDQCGLPRPGRLLRFQVRLF, from the coding sequence TTGCTCCGCTCCAGCCCCGTGCTCCTCGCCGCGGCCCTCGTGTTCGGGCCCACAGTGCTGACGGCCCAGGCCCGGCCCGACAGCACCCGGGCGGACACCACGGTCTACCGTCTGGGGGAGCTGCGCGTGGTCGCCACGCGCCCGGTCACGACGGTCGGGGGGGCCAGCGCCTACGAGATCGAGATGGATTCCATGTCGCTGGCCGTGGCGCCCACGGTGGAGGACGTGCTGCGCGAGCTGCCGAGCGTGCACGTGCGCACGAACTCCCGGGGCGAAGCGGAGATCTCGGTCCGGGGCTCGGAGTCCCGGCAGGTGGCGGTGCTGCTGGACGGCGTCCCGCTCACGCTGAGCTGGGACGCACGCACGGACGTGTCGGTGCTGCCCGCGGGCGCCACACAGGAGATCAGCTTCATCCGCGGCCTCTCCTCCATGCTCTACGGCCCCAACGTGCTGGGCGGCGTGGTGCAGATGAACGTGGCTCGGGGCAGCCGCTTCCCCACCCGCTCCTCGCTCGAGTTCAGCGCGGGCGTCGACGAGGTGGGCGGATACGGCACGTCCGTCCATGGCAGCAAGCCCTTCGAGACGGACGGCGGGCAGTGGCTGTTCCGCGCGGGCGGGGGGCTGCGCGACACACCGGGCGCCACCCTCCCGGACGGCGTGAGCGAGCCCGTATCCACGAATGACGCGCTCCGCCTGAACACCGACGTGAACGAGCTGAGCGGCTTCGCCGCGCTGCGCTTCCAGGGAGACGGGGGCCGTTGGCTCTCCTTCTCCGGTTCCGGCTTCCGCGCCGAGCGTGGCATCGCGGGCGAGCTGGACGCCGAGCAGCCTCGCTTGTGGCGCTACCCGCACATCGATCGGACCATCATGGCGCTCTCCGGCGGCACGGGTCATCGGGACACGCCGTGGGGCACCGGCGATCTCGAGGCGAGCGTCGGACTGGACATGGGCAGGACGGAGATCGACTCGTACACGACCCGCGCCTACGACGAGATCGACGGGACCGAGATCGGTGAGGCGCGCACGACGACGCTGCGCCTCGTCGGGGATCACACGCTCGGTGCCCGCGGTGACCTCAACGCGGCGTTCACGTTCGCGGACATCCACCATGACGCCACGACCGACGGCGATCTGCTGGAGTACCAGCAGCAGCTGCTGTCGCTCGGAGCCGAGACCGTCTGGCGTCTGCTCGATACGCCGGACGCCACGATCGAGTCCCTGCGCCTGAGCGTGGGCGGAGCGTACGACCGTGGGACGACGCCGAAGACCGGTGGGCTGCCTTCGCTCGGCACCCTGGACGACTGGGGCGCGCGCGCGGGGCTGTCCGCCGTGGTCAACGACGGCGGCACCATCGTCCACGTGGGCGCGAGCCGACGGGGTCGCTTCCCCGCGCTGCGCGAGGTCTATTCGGAGTCGCTCAATCGCTTCCAGCCCAATCCCGACCTGCACCCCGAACGGCTCGTGGCGCTCGAAGGCGGCGTCACCAGCCGGCTGGGCGACGGCGACGTGCAGGTCGTGGGGTTCCACCACCGGCTGAGCGATGCCATCCGGCGCATCACGCTACCGGGTGGGCTACGGATGCGCGTCAACGCGGATCGCCTGGAGAGCACCGGAGCCGAGCTCCTGCTCAATCAATCGTTCGGCCGGTTGACGGTGGGCGGGAACGTCACGGTCCAGTCGGTACAGCTCATCGACACGGCCAGCGTCTCCACCGAGCCGGAGAACCTGCCCGAGGTCGCCGGCAGCATGTTCGCGCGCTTCCCGCTCGCCGCCGGCGTGTCGGCGATGACCGAGGTGCGCTACATGGGCAACCAGTTCTGCCAGCACCCGGACACGGGGGCCGACGTGGAGCTGGACGGGGGCGCCTGGTTCAACGCCGACGTCGGCCGCACCTGGTCGCTCCCGGCGGGCGCGGGCGGCGGTCTGGTCAGCCGGCTCGAGACCCGCGTCTCGGTCGACAACCTGACCGACACCGCCCTCTACGATCAGTGCGGGCTGCCCCGACCGGGCCGGCTGCTGCGCTTCCAGGTGCGCCTCTTCTAG
- a CDS encoding DinB family protein, with protein sequence MIAESILPEFDHEFAQLRRVLERVPEGKGEFAPHEKSMPMARLAGHLAELPDWTGVTILTDEMDFAVADYTPYIMESREDLLKRFDDSLAKAREVLANASDEQLMGTWTMRQGEQVYFALPKVAVLRSFVLNHMIHHRAQLGVYLRMNDVPLPGMYGPSADDPGM encoded by the coding sequence ATGATCGCTGAGTCCATCCTGCCCGAGTTCGACCACGAGTTCGCCCAGTTGCGCCGCGTCCTGGAGCGGGTGCCCGAAGGCAAGGGGGAGTTCGCACCCCACGAGAAGTCGATGCCGATGGCGAGGCTGGCCGGCCACCTGGCCGAGCTGCCGGACTGGACCGGCGTGACCATCCTCACGGACGAGATGGACTTCGCGGTCGCGGACTACACGCCCTACATCATGGAATCGCGGGAGGACCTGCTGAAGCGCTTCGACGACAGCCTGGCCAAGGCCCGCGAGGTCCTGGCGAACGCCAGCGACGAGCAACTCATGGGCACCTGGACCATGCGCCAGGGCGAGCAGGTCTATTTCGCGCTGCCCAAGGTGGCGGTGCTGCGGAGCTTCGTGCTCAACCACATGATCCACCACCGCGCCCAGCTCGGCGTCTACCTGCGGATGAACGACGTGCCGCTGCCCGGCATGTATGGACCCTCGGCGGACGATCCCGGCATGTGA